One window of Uloborus diversus isolate 005 chromosome 3, Udiv.v.3.1, whole genome shotgun sequence genomic DNA carries:
- the LOC129219312 gene encoding uncharacterized protein LOC129219312: protein MDVFFKIWIFNTVFLSMLQDTQNQSVRLRQALLATGNWLNDVDGDNIPGQAGLDYPVHSSVPEGTSFRCKDYDYAGYFADVEADCQAYHVCFPDGRNASFLCVNGTVFHQRYFVCDWWFHFNCSHAPSLYEQNLFRKIPLPVLGPVRRLQFSGPIPQPKVAVLPPAPQQRGPKKLNLYEDDFKKDEKTGKKVKDQEKPQNSLLTSPVDPNKRQRNLVPVSEVKYSDKQDKDKCDCQCGSTPSLKYISSV from the exons ATGGACGTTTTTTTCAAGATTTGGATTTTCAATACAG tttttctgagCATGCTTCAAGATACCCAG AACCAAAGTGTTCGGTTACGTCAAGCTCTATTAGCAACTGGTAACTGGTTGAATGATGTAGATGGTGACAATATTCCTGGACAAGCAGGACTCGATTATCCAGTTCACAGTTCTGTGCCTGAAGGAACTAGCTTCCGATGCAAAGATTATGATTATGCCGGATACTTTGCTGACGTTGAAGCTGATTGTCAG GCTTACCATGTCTGTTTTCCTGATGGTCGTAACGCAAGTTTTCTGTGTGTAAATGGTACGGTTTTTCATCAAAGATACTTCGTTTGTGACTGGTGGTTCcatttcaattgttcacatgCACCAAGTCTGTATGAGCAAAATTTGTTTAGAAAGATTCCATTACCTGTACTAGGTCCTGTAAGAAGGCTGCAGTTCTCAGGTCCCATTCCCCAACCTAAAGTAGCAGTTCTACCCCCTGCTCCACAACAAAGG GGCCCAAAGAAATTAAACTTGTATGAAGATGATTTTAAGAAAGatgaaaaaacaggaaaaaaggtAAAAGATCAAGAAAAGCCACAGAATTCCCTCTTGACGTCTCCAGTAGACCCAAATAAAAGACAACGAAATTTGGTTCCAGTTTCAGAAGTGAAATACTCCGATAAGCAAGATAAAGATAAATGCGACTGCCAGTGCGGCAGTACTCCCTCTCTAAAGTATATTTCCTCAGTGTAG